A DNA window from Enterobacter cloacae subsp. cloacae ATCC 13047 contains the following coding sequences:
- the mtlR gene encoding mannitol operon repressor MtlR, producing MMHSEAQVILRPDYRLSDMQAIMEQTQAFENRVLERLNAGKTVRSFLITAVELLTEAVNILVLQVFRKDDYAVKYAVEPLLDGDGPLGDLSVRLKLIYGLGVLNRQEYEDAELLMALREELNHDGNEYTFTDDEILGPFGELHCVTALPPAPHFDNSDPELYAMQKLRYQQVVRSTMVLSLTELISRISLKKAFQK from the coding sequence ATGATGCACAGTGAGGCGCAGGTGATCCTGCGCCCTGATTACAGATTGTCAGATATGCAGGCAATAATGGAACAAACCCAGGCCTTTGAAAATCGTGTGCTTGAGCGTCTGAATGCTGGCAAAACCGTACGAAGTTTCCTGATTACCGCCGTCGAGTTATTAACCGAGGCGGTGAATATCCTGGTACTTCAGGTGTTTCGCAAAGACGACTACGCGGTAAAATATGCTGTAGAACCGTTACTGGACGGCGACGGACCGCTGGGCGATTTATCCGTGCGTCTGAAGTTGATTTATGGTCTTGGCGTGCTGAACCGGCAAGAGTATGAAGATGCGGAGCTATTGATGGCGCTGCGCGAAGAGCTCAATCATGACGGTAATGAGTACACCTTTACCGATGACGAGATCCTTGGCCCCTTCGGCGAGCTGCATTGCGTTACCGCGCTCCCCCCTGCCCCCCATTTTGATAACAGCGACCCGGAACTGTACGCCATGCAAAAGCTGCGTTATCAACAGGTTGTCCGTTCCACGATGGTTCTTTCCCTGACTGAGCTGATTTCCCGAATCAGCTTAAAAAAAGCGTTTCAGAAGTAA
- a CDS encoding IS3-like element ISSen4 family transposase (programmed frameshift): MKKRFSDEQIISILREAEAGVPARELCRKHAISDATFYTWRKKYGSMEVPEVKRLKSLEEENARLKKLLAEAMLDKEALQVALGRKLLTTDQKREAVMLMCDATGLSQRRACRLTGLSLSTCRYEAHRPAADAHLSGRITELALERRRFGYRRIWQLLRREGLHVNHKRVYRLYHLSGLGVKRRRRRKGLATERLPLLRPAAPNLTWSMDFVMDALSTGRRIKCLTCVDDFTKECLTVTVAFGISGVQVTRILDSIALFRGYPATIRTDQGPEFTCRALDQWAFEHGVELRLIQPGKPTQNGFIESFNGRFRDECLNEHWFSDIVHARKIINDWRQDYNECRPHSTLNYQTPSEFAAGWRKGHSENEDSDVTN; the protein is encoded by the exons ATGAAGAAGCGTTTTTCCGACGAACAGATCATCAGTATTCTCCGCGAAGCCGAAGCTGGGGTACCCGCCCGTGAACTCTGCCGCAAGCATGCCATTTCCGATGCCACGTTTTACACCTGGCGTAAGAAGTATGGCAGTATGGAGGTGCCTGAAGTTAAGCGCCTGAAGTCGCTTGAGGAAGAGAACGCCAGACTCAAGAAGCTGCTTGCCGAAGCCATGCTGGATAAAGAGGCGCTTCAGGTGGCTCTTGGGCGAAAGT TACTGACGACAGACCAGAAGCGGGAAGCCGTGATGTTGATGTGTGATGCGACCGGTCTGTCGCAACGTCGTGCCTGCAGGCTTACAGGTTTATCCCTGTCGACCTGCCGCTATGAGGCTCACCGTCCGGCTGCTGATGCGCATTTATCAGGGCGCATCACTGAGCTGGCACTGGAGCGCAGGCGTTTTGGCTACCGTCGTATTTGGCAGTTGCTGCGCCGTGAAGGGCTTCATGTTAATCATAAGCGCGTGTACCGGCTTTATCACCTCAGTGGCCTGGGCGTAAAACGCAGAAGACGTCGTAAAGGGCTGGCAACAGAACGTCTGCCGCTGCTCCGTCCGGCGGCGCCCAATCTGACCTGGTCGATGGATTTCGTCATGGACGCACTTTCCACCGGTCGCAGGATCAAGTGTCTTACCTGCGTCGATGATTTCACAAAGGAATGCCTGACGGTCACTGTTGCCTTTGGGATTTCAGGCGTTCAGGTCACGCGTATTCTGGACAGCATTGCACTGTTTCGAGGCTATCCGGCGACGATAAGAACTGACCAGGGGCCGGAGTTCACTTGCCGTGCACTGGATCAATGGGCCTTTGAGCATGGTGTTGAGTTGCGCTTAATCCAGCCGGGCAAGCCAACGCAGAACGGATTTATTGAGAGCTTTAACGGACGATTTCGCGATGAATGTTTGAATGAGCACTGGTTCAGCGATATCGTTCATGCCAGGAAAATTATTAATGACTGGCGGCAGGATTATAACGAATGCCGCCCGCACTCCACGCTGAATTATCAGACACCGTCTGAATTTGCAGCGGGCTGGAGAAAGGGTCATTCTGAGAATGAAGATTCCGACGTTACTAACTGA
- a CDS encoding DUF3320 domain-containing protein: MLYLIVGAGQGVATFSVSQRKAIQDELEILRRLNPQYEDFFNSHPAEPFFIKNLENIQGDERDVIMISVGYARNKQGYLAMRFGPLGSQGGERRLNVLISRAKRRCEVFASITDEDIDLERAKGVGVLAFKLFLQYARTGRLSMSTVSGRPMDSVFEEQVASALQKRGYQVHPQVGIAGFFIDLAIADPDLPGRYLLGIECDGSAYHSSRSARERDRLRQAVLEDHGWIIHRIWSTDWFQRPEEQLQKVIYAIENAKRELNNRAEHTYGRSRAVPVDIVTVEREDVVEIGLDRTDSANDQSIIYEEAQPEANLSYALHETPTGILADMVEKIVFTESPIHLNEVITRLRSAWGLQRAGARIESVVSQAAQIACKRGKIYKEQEFFIHKEVAIRIRNRQHVLSAGVRKPELIAPIEIASGVFDIVSASLGATEDEIITSVSRMLGFKSTSSLLRKVISEVIEQEIKDNRLKQQDGLIVIGDASSAQKAI; encoded by the coding sequence GTGTTGTATCTAATCGTGGGGGCAGGTCAGGGAGTCGCAACATTCTCTGTCTCACAACGTAAAGCTATCCAGGATGAATTAGAGATTCTCCGCCGTTTAAATCCTCAATATGAAGATTTCTTTAATTCTCATCCTGCCGAGCCATTCTTCATTAAAAACCTGGAAAACATTCAAGGTGACGAACGTGATGTCATCATGATCTCTGTAGGCTATGCGCGTAATAAACAAGGTTATCTGGCAATGCGATTCGGCCCTCTGGGTTCGCAAGGCGGTGAGCGACGGCTTAATGTGCTGATTAGCCGTGCAAAACGCCGATGTGAGGTTTTTGCATCGATCACCGATGAAGATATTGATCTTGAGCGCGCGAAAGGTGTTGGCGTATTGGCGTTCAAACTCTTCCTTCAATATGCACGTACAGGACGTTTATCAATGTCCACTGTTTCAGGGCGTCCGATGGATAGCGTATTTGAAGAACAAGTCGCCTCAGCACTTCAGAAGCGGGGCTATCAGGTGCACCCACAAGTCGGAATTGCTGGCTTCTTCATCGATCTGGCAATTGCCGATCCTGATCTACCTGGCCGTTATCTTCTCGGGATTGAATGTGATGGCAGCGCTTATCATTCCTCTCGTTCTGCCAGAGAGCGTGATCGCTTACGTCAAGCCGTTCTGGAAGATCATGGATGGATCATCCACAGAATCTGGAGTACTGATTGGTTCCAAAGACCTGAGGAACAATTGCAAAAAGTTATTTACGCTATTGAGAATGCAAAAAGAGAACTGAATAACAGAGCAGAACACACATACGGGCGTTCCCGAGCCGTTCCAGTTGATATCGTCACTGTTGAACGAGAAGACGTTGTTGAGATTGGTCTTGATAGAACTGATTCCGCTAATGACCAGTCTATCATTTATGAAGAAGCACAACCCGAAGCCAATCTTTCCTATGCTTTACATGAAACACCAACCGGCATACTTGCTGACATGGTTGAAAAAATAGTCTTCACAGAATCGCCTATCCATTTGAATGAAGTAATCACTCGTCTGCGCTCAGCATGGGGGTTGCAGCGAGCTGGTGCACGGATAGAAAGTGTTGTTAGCCAGGCTGCTCAAATTGCCTGCAAGAGAGGTAAGATTTATAAGGAGCAAGAATTTTTCATACATAAAGAAGTAGCAATTCGAATCCGCAACAGACAGCACGTCTTGTCTGCAGGCGTACGTAAACCAGAACTGATCGCACCTATAGAAATCGCTTCAGGTGTCTTTGACATCGTTAGCGCAAGCTTGGGAGCAACTGAAGATGAAATCATTACATCCGTCTCAAGGATGCTTGGTTTTAAATCAACCAGTAGCCTCCTTAGAAAGGTAATATCCGAAGTCATTGAGCAGGAAATTAAAGATAACCGCCTTAAGCAACAAGATGGTTTGATTGTTATCGGAGACGCCTCTTCTGCTCAGAAGGCTATTTAA
- the mtlD gene encoding mannitol-1-phosphate 5-dehydrogenase, with the protein MKALHFGAGNIGRGFIGKLLADAGITLTFADVNQVVLDALNARHSYQVHVVGENEQVETVSGVNAVSSIGDDVIDLIASVDLVTTAVGPVVLERIAPAVAKGLAKRKAQGIDTPLNIIACENMVRGTTQLKGHVLAAVADEDKAWVEAHVGFVDSAVDRIVPPSESATNDPLEVTVETFSEWIVDKTQFKGALPTIPGMELTDNLMAFVERKLFTLNTGHAITAYLGKLAGHQTIRDAILDEKIRAVVKGAMEESGAVLIKRYGFDADKHAAYIQKILGRFENPYLKDDVERVGRQPLRKLSAGDRLIKPLLGTLEYGLPHANLVKGIAAAMHYRSEQDPQAQELAQLIDDQGAQAALAQISGLDANSDVVAEAVNAYNATK; encoded by the coding sequence ATGAAAGCATTACATTTTGGCGCAGGTAATATCGGTCGTGGCTTTATCGGCAAACTGCTGGCAGACGCGGGCATTACGCTGACATTCGCCGATGTGAATCAGGTCGTTCTGGATGCCCTGAATGCCCGTCATAGCTACCAGGTACACGTGGTGGGAGAAAACGAGCAGGTTGAAACGGTCTCTGGCGTCAACGCGGTAAGCAGCATTGGCGACGATGTTATCGACCTCATCGCCAGCGTTGACCTGGTGACCACCGCGGTGGGCCCGGTGGTACTTGAGCGCATCGCGCCTGCGGTCGCAAAAGGCCTGGCAAAACGTAAAGCGCAGGGCATCGATACCCCGCTGAACATCATTGCCTGTGAAAATATGGTGCGTGGCACCACGCAGCTGAAAGGCCACGTTCTGGCCGCCGTTGCGGACGAAGACAAAGCCTGGGTTGAAGCGCACGTTGGCTTCGTGGATTCCGCCGTTGACCGTATCGTTCCGCCGTCAGAATCTGCAACTAACGACCCGCTGGAAGTGACGGTAGAAACTTTCAGCGAGTGGATCGTGGACAAAACCCAATTTAAAGGCGCGCTGCCGACCATTCCAGGTATGGAATTAACGGATAACCTGATGGCATTTGTGGAACGTAAACTCTTCACGCTGAACACGGGTCATGCTATAACCGCGTACCTCGGAAAATTGGCCGGTCATCAGACTATTCGTGATGCGATCCTCGATGAGAAGATCCGCGCGGTGGTAAAAGGGGCAATGGAAGAGAGCGGCGCGGTGCTGATCAAACGCTACGGTTTTGATGCTGATAAACACGCAGCATACATCCAGAAAATCCTCGGTCGTTTTGAAAACCCGTATCTGAAAGATGATGTTGAGCGCGTGGGCCGCCAGCCATTGCGTAAGCTGAGCGCGGGCGATCGCCTGATTAAGCCGCTGCTGGGTACGCTGGAATACGGCCTACCGCACGCCAACCTGGTGAAAGGGATTGCCGCCGCGATGCACTACCGCAGCGAGCAGGATCCGCAGGCGCAGGAGCTGGCTCAGCTGATTGATGACCAGGGCGCACAGGCTGCGCTGGCGCAGATTTCCGGTCTGGACGCCAACAGCGACGTGGTTGCGGAGGCGGTTAACGCATATAACGCAACCAAATGA
- a CDS encoding DUF3302 domain-containing protein, with product MFLNYFALGVLIFVFLVLFYGIIAIHDIPYNMAKKRNHPHADAIHTAGWISLFTLHAIWPFLWIWATLYREDRGWGMQNHITKPDEVPGMDALAKRVAELEQKLAAVQPTADTKTLER from the coding sequence ATGTTTCTCAACTATTTTGCGCTGGGCGTATTGATTTTTGTTTTTCTGGTTCTGTTTTACGGAATCATCGCCATTCATGACATCCCCTATAACATGGCCAAAAAGCGTAATCATCCCCATGCCGATGCAATCCACACGGCGGGCTGGATTAGCCTGTTTACGCTCCATGCCATCTGGCCGTTCCTGTGGATCTGGGCCACGCTGTACCGGGAAGATCGCGGTTGGGGCATGCAAAACCACATCACCAAACCTGATGAGGTGCCGGGTATGGATGCGCTGGCCAAACGCGTGGCCGAATTAGAACAAAAGCTGGCAGCGGTACAGCCCACTGCTGATACGAAAACGCTGGAGCGCTAA
- a CDS encoding PTS mannitol transporter subunit IICBA, with protein MSSDFKIKVQSFGRFLSNMVMPNIGAFIAWGIITALFIPTGWLPNETLAKLVGPMITYLLPLLIGYTGGRLVGGDRGGVVGAITTMGVIVGADMPMFLGAMIAGPLGGWAIKKFDVWVDGKIKSGFEMLVNNFSAGIIGMILAILAFLGIGPAVEVLSKILAAGVNFMVAHDMLPLASIFVEPAKILFLNNAINHGIFSPLGIQQSHDLGKSIFFLIEANPGPGMGVLLAYMFFGRGSAKQSAGGAAIIHFLGGIHEIYFPYVLMNPRLILAVILGGMTGVFTLSVLNGGLVSPASPGSILAVLAMTPKGAYFANIAAICAAMAVSFVVASILLKTSKVKEDDDIEAATRRMHDMKAESKGATPLSAGDVSNDLSHVRKIIVACDAGMGSSAMGAGVLRKKVQDAGLTNISVTNSAINSLPPDVDLVITHRDLTERAMRQVPQAQHISLTNFLDSGLYTSLTERLVAAQRHEDNEVKVRTSLQDSFDESNAHLFKLGAENIFLGRTASTKEEAIRFAGEQLVKGGYVQPEYVDAMLEREKLTPTYLGESIAVPHGTVEAKDRVLKTGVVFCQYPDGVRFGEEEDDIARLVIGIAARNNEHIQVITSLTNALDDESVIERLAQTESVEEVLALLNK; from the coding sequence ATGTCATCCGATTTCAAGATCAAAGTTCAAAGCTTTGGTCGTTTCCTCAGCAATATGGTGATGCCAAATATCGGCGCGTTTATCGCGTGGGGTATCATCACTGCATTATTCATTCCGACAGGGTGGTTGCCTAACGAAACGCTGGCGAAACTTGTTGGCCCAATGATTACTTACCTGCTGCCGCTGCTCATCGGTTATACCGGTGGTCGTCTGGTGGGCGGTGACCGTGGTGGCGTAGTGGGTGCCATCACAACCATGGGTGTTATCGTCGGTGCGGATATGCCGATGTTTCTCGGTGCGATGATCGCCGGTCCTCTGGGTGGCTGGGCGATTAAGAAATTCGACGTTTGGGTTGATGGCAAAATCAAATCCGGCTTCGAGATGCTGGTGAACAACTTCTCTGCGGGCATCATCGGGATGATCCTCGCGATTCTGGCGTTCCTCGGCATTGGCCCGGCAGTTGAAGTCCTGTCCAAGATTCTGGCGGCGGGCGTTAACTTCATGGTGGCGCACGACATGCTGCCGCTGGCGTCTATCTTTGTTGAACCGGCGAAAATCCTGTTCCTGAACAACGCCATCAACCACGGTATCTTCTCACCGCTGGGTATTCAGCAGTCTCATGACCTCGGCAAGTCCATTTTCTTCCTGATTGAAGCGAACCCGGGTCCGGGTATGGGCGTTCTGCTGGCGTACATGTTCTTTGGTCGCGGCAGCGCGAAGCAGTCTGCTGGCGGTGCAGCTATCATTCACTTCCTGGGCGGTATTCACGAAATTTACTTCCCGTACGTGCTGATGAACCCACGTCTGATCCTGGCCGTTATCCTCGGCGGTATGACCGGTGTGTTCACTCTGAGCGTGCTGAACGGTGGTCTGGTTTCTCCGGCGTCTCCGGGCTCTATCCTGGCGGTACTGGCAATGACGCCGAAAGGTGCCTATTTTGCTAACATCGCGGCTATCTGTGCGGCAATGGCAGTCTCCTTCGTGGTCGCTTCTATCCTGCTGAAAACCAGCAAAGTGAAAGAAGATGACGATATCGAAGCGGCCACCCGTCGTATGCACGACATGAAAGCCGAGTCCAAAGGCGCAACGCCGCTGTCAGCGGGTGATGTTTCTAACGACCTGAGCCACGTGCGTAAAATCATCGTTGCCTGTGATGCTGGTATGGGTTCCAGCGCAATGGGTGCCGGCGTGCTGCGTAAGAAAGTGCAGGATGCAGGCCTGACCAATATCTCAGTGACCAACAGCGCCATTAACAGCCTGCCACCGGATGTTGACCTGGTAATTACGCACCGTGACCTGACCGAACGTGCCATGCGCCAGGTACCGCAGGCACAGCATATTTCGCTGACCAACTTCCTCGACAGCGGCCTGTACACCAGCCTGACTGAACGTCTGGTGGCCGCACAGCGTCACGAAGACAACGAAGTGAAAGTGCGGACCAGCCTGCAGGACAGCTTTGACGAGAGCAATGCTCACCTGTTTAAGCTGGGCGCGGAGAACATCTTCCTCGGCCGTACCGCGAGCACCAAAGAAGAGGCAATTCGTTTTGCCGGTGAGCAGCTGGTGAAAGGCGGCTACGTTCAGCCTGAATATGTCGACGCGATGCTGGAACGCGAAAAACTGACGCCAACCTACCTGGGCGAATCCATCGCGGTGCCGCACGGTACGGTGGAAGCGAAAGACCGCGTGCTCAAAACCGGCGTGGTGTTCTGCCAGTATCCTGATGGCGTGCGCTTCGGTGAAGAAGAAGACGACATTGCCCGTCTGGTGATTGGTATCGCCGCTCGCAATAACGAGCACATCCAGGTGATTACCAGCCTGACCAACGCGCTGGATGATGAGTCCGTCATCGAGCGTCTGGCACAGACTGAAAGCGTTGAAGAAGTGCTGGCACTCCTCAACAAATAA